The following DNA comes from Tunturibacter psychrotolerans.
GACATCGTCGCCACCAAGGTCGCTCGTCTCCGTCACGGTCAGCCCATCTGCGAGCCCGGCTTCCTCGCCAAGATCCCACCCGTCCAGACTCCCATTGCAGGCCTCCAGATCGCCGACACCTGCTTCTACTATCCCGAAGACCGCGGCATCGCTGAAAGCGTTCGCATCGGCGCAGCCATGGCCGAATCAATCACCAGTGGAAAACCGGTCCACACCGCACCCGCAGTCGTTTGAAAACCTTAGCTCAGGTTTTTCTTCTCAACCTAAGCACGCTTTGAAGGCAACGAAAACCGTGCACATTGCATATCAAATTGACGAAAATGATTTTGTCTCTGCCGGCAGGTTAGCGATGCAGAAACGATCCAAGCTTGCGATGTACAAGCTCTATATCCTTCCGTTGATTGGAGTGTTACTGATCGCTTCCGGCGTAATTTCTGCGATTGAGCGACCAAATATCACTGGACTCTGGCCGGTAATATTGTGGGGAACAATGCTTTTATGCGTTCCTCTGTTGTGGAACTATCAATTCCGACGAGCTTATCGAAAAGCTCCGCTACTTCGAGATCGAAGAACCCTCGATCTTGACAGTTCCCATCTCACCTTTAAAACCGAAACTTCAGACGCCCGTGTGCCTTGGGACTCTTACACAAAATTTGCGGAAAACGAGAAGACCTTCATACTCTTTCAGCAAGGACATCAAATTTTCATTCCTATACCAAAGCGTGAGCTGTCTTCGTCTCAGATCGATGAACTGCGTTCCATTTTTGAAACCCATATTCCCGCTAAATAATCTCCCCTAAATCATCCACACCTTGGCGCTTGCGATAATGGAACCATGAAGCGCCGCGAAATCAAGCAGTACGAGTTTGTCCGCAAGATCGGCACAGGCGGCAGCGGCGTCGTGTTTCTCGCCAACGACACTCTCCTCCAGCGCCCCGTCGTCCTCAAACTCCTCAAGCGCGGCAACCTCACCATCGAGCAGGTCCGCGCCACGCAGCTCCGCGAAGCCCGCCTCGCCTCAGCCATCGACCACCCCAACGTCTGCGCCATCTACGACGTCGGCGAAGCCCCCGAAGAGAACGGCAACGGCGAAGAAGCCTACATCGTCATGCAGTACATCCCCGGCAAATCCCTCGACAAGGTCATCGCCGAAGGCCCCGCCAGCCTCCAGCTCGTCCTCTCCGCCGGCATCCAGACCTCCGACGGCCTCTCCGCCGCCCACAACCTCGGCATCTTCCACCGCGACCTCAAACCCGCCAACGTCATGCTCACCGACGGCGGCCTCATCAAGATTCTCGATTTCGGCCTAGCCCGCCGCCTCCGCCCCGACCAGGCCGAGTTCGACCCCTCCGGCCCAAGCAGCAAACGCAACCTCCCCGCCCCCGGAGCTACCTACACCGCCCGCGGCGGCACCATCGCCTACATGGCCCCCGAGCAGTTCGTCACCGGCCAGTCCAGCGTCCAGTCCGACATCTTCGCCCTCGGCCTCATCCTCTACGAGCTCGCCACCGGCCGCCACCCCTTCCATCGCCCCGACGCCGCCGAGTTCCAGTCCATCCGCGCCATCCAGTTTGCCGACCCGCCCTCCATCCGCGAGATCGCCCCCGACCTCCCCATCGAGCTAGAGTCCGTCATCCTCCGCTGCCTCGAAAAACAACCCTCCGCCCGCTTCGGCTCCGCAGCCGAGGTCCGCGACGCCCTCAAGACCATCATGCGCGCCATGCAGCTCGACTCCGTCCTGCTCCCCGGCGACAACATACGCCCCTCCCACCAGACCCGCCTCCCGCTCGACGCCCCCGACGAAGAAAAACGAACCACCGGCATCCTCTCCATGCTCGCCGAGCGCTTCCGCGAATCTGGCGCCTCCTCCACCAACAACCAGAACAGCATCGTCGTCCTTCCCTTCGTCAACTTCGGCCCCGCCGACGTCGCGCCCCTCTACGGCTACGCCCTCGCCGACGCCATCGCCACCCGCCTCACCCGCATGTCCACCCTCGTCGTTCGCCCGTCGAGCTCGTTCATGAACATCCCCACCCAACAGCTCGACCCCCTCAGCATCGGCAAAAAACTCCTCGTCAACTACGTCCTCGCCGGCAACTTCCTCCGCTCCGACAAAGGCTTCGATCTCAACTGGCAGCTCCTCGACGTTCCCAACCAAAGCGTCCGCGCCGGTGGCTCCATCAACGTTGCCTCCTTCGACCTCGTCTCCGTCCAATCGGAGATCTGCAACGAAGTCTTCAGCACCCTTCAGGGCTTCGGAGATCTCGCCGCACACGAAAACAATCGTGCCGGTACACCTCCCGCGCGTTCTCTCAATCAGGCCCTCTCCGAGCAGTATCTCCAGGCCCGCGCCGTCCTCTCCTCCTTCATGACCCGCACCGGCAGCAGCGAAGATCTCAACCGCGCCTGCGAGCTCTTCACCGACGTCGTCAAACAGGATGAAAAATACGCTCCCGGCTGGTCAGGCCTCGGCATCACGCATCTTCAATACGCCCGCCACGGCCTGGGCGGACAGATGCACGTCCTGGAAGCTCGCCGCGCCTTCGACAAAGCCCTCCAACTCGACCCCGGCTCCGTCGAAGCCAACCTCTACCGCGTCTACATGCTCCTCTCCCGCGGAGAAAAAGAGTCAGCCCGTCACGGCATCGAAAACCTCCTCCAGACCGCAGGCAACGACTGGAACGTCCGCCTCGTAGCCGGTCAAACCCTCCGTATCGACGGCATGTACGATGAAGCCCTCGAGCAGTTCAACGCCTCTCTCCGCATGAACCCCTCCAACGCGGCCATGATCTACAACCACCGCGCCCGCGTCTACCAATACCAAAATCAAATGGAGCTAGCCTCCGACGAGATCGAAAAGGGCCTCACCCTTGAGCCCCGCCAACCACTCCTGCGAATCTCCCTCGGCTACCAGCAGATGCGCACAGGCGACCTCCCCAAAGCGATCGAAACTCTTGAAAACGTCATCCGCGATGAGTCCTCTCTCCGCATCGTCTTCCCAACCATCGCGCTCTGCTACGTCCAGCTAGGCGAACGCGAAAAAGCCGCCACCTTCATCGTTGACGAAACTCTCTCCGCAGCCGAAGCCGACAGCGAGATGGCCTATCGCCTGGCCACCTACTTCGCCCTCGAAGGCGACGAGTCCGAAGCCCTCCACTGGCTGCGCCGCGCCATCTATCTCGGCAACGAAAACTATCCTTGGTTCAGCATCAACCCAGCATGGCGCAAACTAAAAGGCCATGGCGACTTCGAACGCATCCTCGAAGACCTCAAAAAAAGCTACCGCCGCAACCAGAAAAACTGGAAGCGCCTCCTGGCCCAGGTCCGCAATTAATTATCTTTTCGGCGCCGAAGGCGCGTCAGCCTCGATGGCAGATCGCGCCGTGCGCGCAGCACGCAGTTGCAGTTGCCTTACCCCAGAACAAGAAAAAGGCCGAGAGAAAAAGCTCTCGGCCTCGATCCACAAAATCAGTTGTCGCTACTGAGCCGCGCCAACCCCACCCAAAGCACCTGCATTCAAACTGCTCACCGGCGTACCACTCAGCGGCGTCAAAATCATAGGCGTAGTCAAACTAAACACCAGCAACTCATCCTTCGGCAGCGTAGCTTGACGATCCTGCTTCAACCAGATAAAAGTGCTAACCCCAGCGCCAATCCCCGCACCAACCACAGCGCCAACTCCACCGCCGATCAACGCACCCGTAGCCGCACCCGCACCGGTCACGCCGCCAACAATCGCCAGTGTTTCCTTCGCATGGTCCTTCCGCTTCAACGTCCCTTCGTTATCCACATTGAACTCGCTCTTGCCAGTATCGACCAACTGCGCATGCACAATGTAGTGCGTCCCATCCGGCAGCGTAACGTCGCTCGTCTCCAGATGCATCATTGCAGCACCTGAAATGCGCCGTCCGCCACGAACCTCCGTCACTCGCCCCTCAAGAGTAGAACCTACCGGAATGATGACTCGCCCATTCCTCTCTATCGCTTCTGTAACAGTCCCAGAAAATCTGCTCCCAGCGACTGTCGTATCTGTCGCCAGCGTCTCGCCGATCTTTACCTTCAGCAAAGTCCCTTCACGCAATGTGCCTTCACGCTCTGGCACGCTTGTCACGATCATGGCATCTGCAGGATCTTCCGCCGCAGGTTCAGCAGCCATCATGCTCGAACCCGCAACTGCAGCTCCTTTATAAGGAACATAAGGCCCATACTCCACCGCAGGCGATGCTGGCACCACCGCCGGCACATCCGCACTCGGCTTAGCGATCGTCTGTGAACTAGCCTGAGCAGCCGCATCATCGCTACTCGAAATCACCGCAGAGTCAGGGTGAGAAACTCCCGTCATCGCACTTTGTGAAAACGCGGGAGCAGCAGCAAGAACGAGAGCAGCGGTGGTGATGTGCATCTTCATGGCGATACCTCAGTGAAAGTTTCTTAGACCAGCCAGAGCGCTGAATTTTCCTGCGCTCTTATCACTCCAAAGAATAAAACTCCCGCCGCATCTATGGAACAAATTCCTCAGGCCAGAACCGACCCTGCTAATAAGCCCCTCAACGCCTTCCTGCGCCGATTGATTCATCAGGCGTTGCGGCCTCCCCTTCGTTTCCTTTGCTAAAATTCGTCAGGTGAGCCCATCCGACGCAAAGCTGGTGCAGTCCATAACCCTCGCAGGTGGCAGCACCCTCCCGGTTGACCGTCGTCCAAAGTTAAACGAACGGTTGAACCACCGCGTCGTCTCCCAACATTCCGCAACCCCTACCAACAGGAGCAATATGACCGAGATCGTCTCTATCCACGCACGCGAAATTCTGGACTCCCGCGGTAATCCCACCGTCGAGGCCGACGTCATCCTCGACAGCGGAGCCAAAGGCCGCGCCGCCGTTCCCAGCGGAGCCTCCACCGGCGAGCACGAAGCCGTAGAACTTCGCGACGGAGATAAAGAGGTCTATCTCGGCAAAGGCGTCCTCCAGGCCGTCGAAAACGTCGAGACCATCCTCGGGCCCGAGCTCACCGGCATGGACGCCAGCAACCAGCGCCTCATCGACGCGACCATGATCTCCATCGACGGCACCGAAAACAAATCCAAGCTCGGAGCCAACGCCATCCTCGCCGTCTCCATGGCCGTGGCCCGCGCCTCCGCCGAAGCCCTCAAGCTCCCCCTCTACCGCTACCTCGGCGGAGTGAACGCCTGTCTCCTCCCCACGCCCATGATGAACATCCTCAACGGCGGCTCCCATGCCGACTCCAACGTCGACTTCCAGGAGTTCATGGTCATGCCCGTCGGCGCCGAAACCTTCTCCGACGCACTCCGCTGGGGCACCGAAGTCTTCCACACCCTCAAAGGCGTACTCAAGAAGAAGGGCTACAACACCGCGGTCGGTGACGAAGGCGGCTTCGCTCCCTCGCTCAAATCCAACGACGAAGCCCTCGACCTCATCCTCGAAGCCATCCAGCTCGCCGGCTACACCCCAGGCGAAGACATCTCCATCGCCCTCGACCCGGCCTCCAGCGAGTTCTACAACAAAGAAACCGGCAAATACATCTTCAAGAAATCCGACAAGCGCGAACTCTCCTCCGCTGAGATGACTGCCTTCTGGGAGAACTGGGTCAACAAATATCCCATCATCTCTATCGAAGACGGCCTAGCCGAAGACGACTGGGATGGCTGGGCGCACCTCACCAAGGTCCTGGGCGATAAGGTCCAGCTCGTAGGCGACGACCTCTTCGTCACCAACACCCAGCGCCTCCAGCAGGGAATCGAGCAGAAGGTCGCGAACTCGATCCTCATCAAGGTCAACCAGATCGGCACCGTCTCGGAAACACTCGAAGCCATTGAGCTGGCTCGTCGCTTTGGTTACACCAGCATCATCAGCCATCGCAGCGGCGAAACCGAAGACACCTTCATCGCCGACCTCGCAGTAGGCACAGGCGCAGGCCAGATCAAAACAGGCTCCGCCTCTCGCACCGACCGCATCGCCAAGTACAACCAGCTCCTCCGCATCGAAGAAGAGCTCGGCCAATCCGCCGAATTCCTCGGCATCGAATCGGTCAACTTCGGCGAATAAACCGTGTCCTGCCGGACGGGCCTACGCGGCGCGCGGTCACTTCGTGACGTGTATACCGGTCTCGGCAAAACAAAAAGCACAGGGCCTCCCGTTGGTGGCATCAACGCGAGGCCCAACATCTTTGCCCCTCAAGAAAAAGTACACAAGTCACGAAGTGACCGCCCCGCGCGTAGCGGGCCCGTCCGGCAGGGACGTTGCAAAACTACTGAATAGCCATTCATAATGGGTCGCACCAAAACATCAGCATGCAACGACCCGGAGAACGAATGGCCCGCAGCAAATTCTTCATCTTCGCCCTCGCAGCCCTCCTCCCAATCGCCGCTCAGGCACAATCACCCGACGCCTTCGTCCAGCGCTCCGGCACCAAACTCATCCTGAACAGCGCACCCTTCCGCTACTCCGGCCCCAACATCGAATGGCTAGGCCTCGAAGGCTACGGCCCACACGACCCCATGGGCCCCCGCCTCCCCAGCCACTTCGAGATCGACGACGCCTTCGACACGGCCGCCGAGATGGGCGCGAAAGTAGTCCGAGCCCAAACCATGGGCGACACCGTCGGCTGCCCCCTCTGCATCGAGCCCACCGAAGGCAACTTCAACGAAGCCGCCTTTGCATCCTCTGACTACGCCATCGCCATCGCCCACAAACACGGCATAAAACTCATCATCCCCTTGGTCGGCGACTGCGCCACCTGCGCCGGCGGCGGCATCGGCCAATACCTCGCCTGGGAGAAGAAACCCAACCCGCAAGACTTCTTCACCGACCCCACCCTCATCGCCGCCTACGAAAAACACATCGACGCCGTCCTCAATCACCTCAACCCCATCACTAACCTCCGCTACAAAGACGACCCCACCATCATGGCCTGGGAGAACTGCAACATGTGCGGCATCCTCACCCTGCTCTCCGGAGGCAACGCCACCGCGCTCGGCCAAGTCTCCTCCTGGGTAGAAACCATCGGCACCCACATCAAGCAACAAGACCCGCACCATCTCTATCTCGACACCTCCGGCATCTATCGCGTCTACCCACCAGTCCTCGACAACAAGTCCACCGACCTCGCCACCTTCGAGTTCTATCCGCACTGGGACATTCTTCTCGGCCCCAACCAGCCACCAACCACCGCCGCCACCTTCACCCACGACGCAGCCACCGTCACCGGCCACGGAAGAGTATTCATCGTGAATGAATTCGGCTGGGACCGCACCGACTGGAAGACCCCTGTCGATTTCGAAAACGTGCTCAACACCCTCTCCACCGACCCAAATGTCTCCGGCGACGGTTTCTGGGCGTTGCAAGCCCACCTCGACAACTTCGGCTTCCAGCCCATCCCTGCCGACAGCAACAACCCCGTCTTTGCCGAGCACGGCGAATCCGGCCAATGGTGGGCGCTCTACTATCCCGGTGTCAAAACCCTCGTCAACACTGCAGAAGATATGGCCGCCCGCGCCCAGCTCCTCCGCGCCCATGCCTACACAATGTCAGGTACAGCGGTCCCCAAACACAACATCCCTCCACGTCCTGTTATCACATCGACGGTCATCGTCGGCCTCATCGCATGGCGCGGCTCAGCAGGCGCGGTGCGCTATTCCGTCGAACGCAACGACCAAGGCTCAAAAGAATGGAAGCCCATCTGCGACCGCTGCGCCACCGACGCCGATGACCCCTGGGTTGATCCACACGGCGCACTCGGTGGCGTTCACTATCGAGTCATAGCCTGGAACGCGGACGGCATTCCCAGCGAACCCTCCGACCCCAGATAAAAAAGATGAAGCCGAGCAACGCGAGGCCCAATGCCCACAATCAAGCAACGAAAGGTATAAAAGTCACGAAGTGACCGCCCCGCGCGCAGCGGGCCCGTCCGGCAGGACACAAGCATCCAACCAAACATGCACCTAACCCCCCAAGACCATCTCTTCGTCCTAACCGGAGCAGGCATCTCCGCAGAAAGCGGCCTCGCCACCTTCCGCGGCTCCGGCGGTCTCTGGAACGGCTACCGCGTCGAAGAGGTGGCCACGCCCGAAGCTTGGGCTGCCGACCCAACTCTCGTCTGGCACTTCTATTCCCAACGCCGCCGCAACGCAATCTCTGCCCAACCCAACGCAGCGCACATCGCCCTGGCCCAACTCGAGGAGCAGCTAGGCGACCGCTTCTACCTCTGCACCCAGAACGTTGACGACCTGCACGAGCGCGCCGGCTCCGAACGCATCCACCACATGCACGGCAGTCTTTTCCAATCTCGCTGCACCCGCTGCAATCAACCCTTCCCAGACGTGGCCCTCTACGAAGTCGCCGAAGCTCTCCCCATCTGCGCGAAGTGCAGCGCCCCCGTCCGCCCGCACATTGTCTGGTTCGGCGAAATCCCCCTCGACATGGATACCATCTATCGCAAACTAGACTGCGCCAGCATCCTACTCGTCGTAGGTACCTCAGGCTCCGTCTATCCCGCCGCGGGCTTCGTCCATATCGCCAACCAGCGCCGCGTCCACACCGTCTACGTGGGGCCCGAAGATCCTCTCAACCGCGAAGCCTTCGACGAGATCCTCCTCGGCAACGCCACAGAGATCCTGCCTTCGCTCATTCGAGAAGATAAGCTCAAGAATCCCACGCATTACTTTTAGAACACTTCACAAGCTAATCAAAATAAAGCCATTACAGGTTACTCCTATTGACACGCGATCTATACTGAACTCATAGCAAGACACAACGAAGTCCGGCCACAAGCCGGACTTTTTTCTTTAACTCAAACGCAAAGCTCGAATCCAAAAGTCCGGACTCATGCCGCTTCTTTTCAAAACTTTGGACAACAAGTACCCCCGTGGGGAGGGACTCATGCGAGCAATCATTAACCCAGTCGTCGACAAACCGAAACGCTATCAATGCCGCCACATCTTCACCGATGGCCACCGATGCGGCAGCCCATGCCTGCGCGGCGAAGAGCTCTGCTACTACCACCACACCACCCGCAAACCCACCACCGGAGCGCGTCGCCGCCGCAGCCGCCGCTCTGCCTTCGACCTGCCCCTGCCGGAGGATCGCTCCGCCATCCAATCTTCCATCGGCCAAGTTCTCCAGCGCATCGCTTCCAACGATATCGACCCGCGTCGCGCCGGACTCCTGCTCTATGGCCTCCAGATCGCAAGCCTCAACCTGCCCCGCGACCCCACCCGATCCCGCGCAGCTGAAGCCGAAACCGTCGAAGAGATTATCCTCGACCCCGCTCTGGGCACACTCGCTCCACGCTCAGAGGCAGGCGTGGAGGCTACCCGCCGCAGCCCAGTCGCCGC
Coding sequences within:
- a CDS encoding YcxB family protein: MKATKTVHIAYQIDENDFVSAGRLAMQKRSKLAMYKLYILPLIGVLLIASGVISAIERPNITGLWPVILWGTMLLCVPLLWNYQFRRAYRKAPLLRDRRTLDLDSSHLTFKTETSDARVPWDSYTKFAENEKTFILFQQGHQIFIPIPKRELSSSQIDELRSIFETHIPAK
- a CDS encoding protein kinase domain-containing protein; protein product: MKRREIKQYEFVRKIGTGGSGVVFLANDTLLQRPVVLKLLKRGNLTIEQVRATQLREARLASAIDHPNVCAIYDVGEAPEENGNGEEAYIVMQYIPGKSLDKVIAEGPASLQLVLSAGIQTSDGLSAAHNLGIFHRDLKPANVMLTDGGLIKILDFGLARRLRPDQAEFDPSGPSSKRNLPAPGATYTARGGTIAYMAPEQFVTGQSSVQSDIFALGLILYELATGRHPFHRPDAAEFQSIRAIQFADPPSIREIAPDLPIELESVILRCLEKQPSARFGSAAEVRDALKTIMRAMQLDSVLLPGDNIRPSHQTRLPLDAPDEEKRTTGILSMLAERFRESGASSTNNQNSIVVLPFVNFGPADVAPLYGYALADAIATRLTRMSTLVVRPSSSFMNIPTQQLDPLSIGKKLLVNYVLAGNFLRSDKGFDLNWQLLDVPNQSVRAGGSINVASFDLVSVQSEICNEVFSTLQGFGDLAAHENNRAGTPPARSLNQALSEQYLQARAVLSSFMTRTGSSEDLNRACELFTDVVKQDEKYAPGWSGLGITHLQYARHGLGGQMHVLEARRAFDKALQLDPGSVEANLYRVYMLLSRGEKESARHGIENLLQTAGNDWNVRLVAGQTLRIDGMYDEALEQFNASLRMNPSNAAMIYNHRARVYQYQNQMELASDEIEKGLTLEPRQPLLRISLGYQQMRTGDLPKAIETLENVIRDESSLRIVFPTIALCYVQLGEREKAATFIVDETLSAAEADSEMAYRLATYFALEGDESEALHWLRRAIYLGNENYPWFSINPAWRKLKGHGDFERILEDLKKSYRRNQKNWKRLLAQVRN
- the eno gene encoding phosphopyruvate hydratase — its product is MTEIVSIHAREILDSRGNPTVEADVILDSGAKGRAAVPSGASTGEHEAVELRDGDKEVYLGKGVLQAVENVETILGPELTGMDASNQRLIDATMISIDGTENKSKLGANAILAVSMAVARASAEALKLPLYRYLGGVNACLLPTPMMNILNGGSHADSNVDFQEFMVMPVGAETFSDALRWGTEVFHTLKGVLKKKGYNTAVGDEGGFAPSLKSNDEALDLILEAIQLAGYTPGEDISIALDPASSEFYNKETGKYIFKKSDKRELSSAEMTAFWENWVNKYPIISIEDGLAEDDWDGWAHLTKVLGDKVQLVGDDLFVTNTQRLQQGIEQKVANSILIKVNQIGTVSETLEAIELARRFGYTSIISHRSGETEDTFIADLAVGTGAGQIKTGSASRTDRIAKYNQLLRIEEELGQSAEFLGIESVNFGE
- a CDS encoding SIR2 family NAD-dependent protein deacylase encodes the protein MHLTPQDHLFVLTGAGISAESGLATFRGSGGLWNGYRVEEVATPEAWAADPTLVWHFYSQRRRNAISAQPNAAHIALAQLEEQLGDRFYLCTQNVDDLHERAGSERIHHMHGSLFQSRCTRCNQPFPDVALYEVAEALPICAKCSAPVRPHIVWFGEIPLDMDTIYRKLDCASILLVVGTSGSVYPAAGFVHIANQRRVHTVYVGPEDPLNREAFDEILLGNATEILPSLIREDKLKNPTHYF